The genomic DNA TCGccatttaaaaatggaaaaatcatctcttttatcatggTATTAATCTTCCCGTTAACGATGTAAATActaagatcgaggaaagggtaGTGTTCATCggtagtattagctttatttaaagttagtTCAACAGTATAAATCTCTTAAGTGTACATACTggagtcgtcattattgaatgTCAATATAtaatccaaatatctaaaagtattattaaatttttggtcAGATGTtcttttgatgggtctttgctgattttagtcataaattgcaACTGAAAACAATGCAGAAACAGGTCTgaaataagtggtgcacagttagtttCCATTGGAGTTTCGATAATTTGACAACATACAGAATCTCCAAaccgaacaaaaatgttatttagtAAAAATCAAGAGCAGTTATTATTgttatagtatcaaagcatgtcgaACTGACATAGGTATTCTGTCTGTTATTactaaaaatgacataaaagaatttaaacatatatattcgcattctgactttttaagtACCCATTTAATAAAGTGTGTGATTATTTCTTAATAATAATATGAcgcaaagtggtatatagggtggaaaagaaaaaaatctaaaccatcaatataagcatgcaatttatcaagtactttcAACGAATTTTTGACTTTCCAAAAGTAATTATTCCCACTTTTGTCAAAGGTCtgatttgaacaatttattatcaggttctTGATTGAACCCAGTGTCCTAGTAAGTAAAATTGACAGTTTAGTAGTGGAACAATATCTTTGAAGACGAAATAAGTATATATTAGTAAGGTGTTTTGTGCAGCTTCGGAATCAAGTACATAGTAGGATCTTTCGTTGCATTCGGGTCTGCTTGTAACGAAGTAGCTAaaatttatgtttgttacagatgtcaTTTTCCGAAAATGGaatcagttggaatgttggtgattTCGTTATTTTCGTTTTGCAGAGCCTCAATGTAAAACTTACGTacgaaaataataattaattattatcagccgcgacaaaaacaaattccttggcgagttcttttagtttatgtttaatACGAGAAATTATCCGGTTAGAACTTTTATAAACATAACAAATGAGAAAGAGTgcaatattttgacatatttgattttaataatatgtttttttttatgatcttcagggctaTCATTTTTCGGAACAGTTTAGAACAGCAATATGCcattatattttgaacaatttcatacttaggactgcaaTATGGAATTGTGTTGTAATCCTTTAAAATTGTATGTAATTTATGAATACAGGTAAAGAACAGAGCTTTGTTTTGTTGAAAAGACACAGACATGAATAATACGTTCATCCTTGCAAAGTTTGTCCAACCTAGAACCAGTCAACAATTGGCAAAGGACGGAAACTACATTGATTAAAATTATTTCGGAACTTTGAAAAACATATTGATATAAGTGGTAAAAGGAACTGCTTTCCTTGCGTTTTTTTTTCACCCGACTTCGAGTTCGAGCTCGAGTTCGAAttcgtattttatttcaattttatttttttcctattgTCTTTTCTGTGAAGTGCATAACGGACTGTTATAAGTTTATTTCACCTCTTATCACACGGAGAGGGTAGTTTATTTCACCCCTTATCACGGCCTTTATAGTTTAATACATCTCTATCACGAAATGGATAGTTCATTATGCCTTTTATTATAACCAGACCACCAAGAGGTTACTTTAGTACTCCTTATCACGGAGTGGGTTGTTTGTTTCACCCCTTAACACAGATAGGGTAGTTATAAAACCCCTTATCCcggaattgtttttttttaaatttcattcccTTTTACGTAGTAGGTTGTTTATAACACCCTTTATCATCAAGACACATCTTATCAAGGAGAGGGTAGTGTATTATTCCTTATCACGGGGTGGGTAGTTTGTTACACCCAATACCACGAAGTTGGTTATTTCACTACTTATCACGGAGTGGGTTGTTTATCACACTATTTGTCATGGACCGGAATACTTATTACACTCCTTATCAcagatataaatatttagtaCGCCCTTGATCACGGATTGGGTAGTTTATTTCTCCTCTTATCACGGATGAAGTAGTTTATTACACCCCTTATCATAGCGGAGGTAGTTTATTACACCCCTATTCAAAGAGTTGGTAGTGTACTGCACTTTCATTGtcataggtttttttttgtttcaaacatatTAATTGTTTGTAACTTGTAAATGCCAGTTCACCTTTGCGTTAAAGACACTTTAATAAGTAATCCGTTTTTACGAAGTGTGTTTTTGACGTACACGTTCATTGCTAGTAAAGATACAGCGAAAAGGGCTTTGTCTGTGCGTTCTATTTATTTTTCCATAATATACagtattcttttgtttttgtatttgtttgtagtTTGTCTTAAAAGTATTCCTACAATGTTTTACATCGTTACCTtatgcattttgtgtttatattcATATTGGGATAGGACGTCACTAATGTTGTAAAAAGTTAATAATTTGTGAGGAAAACATAATAACAATTGGTTATAACGCTTATAGATCATCTTTGATCTGATAGGCAGATGTCAAGTTTGTCCGGTCTAGAACAAGTCCAAAATTGGCAAAGGACGGAAACTACATTGATTAAAATTATTTCGgaaatttgaaaacatgtttgAGAATTGCATTTCGAAGGggtaaaaggattttttttccttGCGTCCTTTTTACGTGACTTCGAGTTTGAGCTCGAGTCCGTGATCgtcttttatttctatttgaatTTTTGGTCTATTGTCGTTTTTGTGAAATGCATATACATATGCATGATGCCCTGATATAATTGATTGGTCTTTTTCAGACAATTTTGATTGCTATCGAGAAACATGCAGGTGTTTATGACGTTTTTGTgaatacaaatttgtaaaactacTTTTCTCTGGGATTCATTATTTACTTAAAATGAAATCTGAAAggagaattaaaaatatattacattgttATCCATTTTAGTAAGTTTTcgacatttttaattgttatgtccgtttgttttgttcacacatcgttgtcaatataatggattttTGCGACGATCATACACTTAAGAGGTTACGCTAGCTATAAgatcaggtttaatccactattttctacgagagaaaatgtatgtaccaagtcaggaatatgacagttgttatccattcgtttgatgtatttgaggttttgattttgccttgtGATAAGGGGCaatccgttttgaattttcctcggcgTTCGGGattttgattatgtttttttttacaccaaTCAACCAGTCATACCTTGCGCTAAGGATACGTCACATATTTGGTAAAGGATCGAAAACCAAAGGAAAAAACATCGCTTATTCTTTATTTAGCTGGGTAGATAGGAAAGATAACTGGAGAaattatttgtacaaaaatgtacagattaaaacaatcaaacTCTAGGACATAGAGAACTGTGTTAATGTCCCTTCTTTAAATCACAACGTAATGGTGTAACATTACATGACAATGAATTATATCTGTTTATAAACACCGTCTGAATGTTTATAAGGTTAgtattgtttgaaaatgatGTGTGTACATTAAAATTATCGGGTCCACATCTTCAGACAGTTACGCAATGTTTTGTTACTTTaatattattgtcaattttcaaGGAATAAACATTGTGGAAAAAAACCTTTGTGTTGACTAAGAAATAGAAATACGGTTAATCcttggtcttcttccgaccgACAGTAAAACGCTTGTCAAGGTGTGGCGTCAATTTTTCTGTGAGGGGTCGTATTCATTATTAGTATAGCTGACTGAATGGGAAAGGTTATCAAGATCTTCTGAAAATCACACGAGGTTTCTGTGGTTTGCgtatgtatgtttatatatttaattcatcAGGATTGCACTTTCTGACAGTCACGCAACAATTTTGTATCATATCTTAAAGAGAATTCTCTATAATTACACATTTGGAATGTCAAACGACATTGTTTTGATAATGttaatgtataattattattattaatagtaATCAAAGGAACCAGAATTATAAAttagtacgctagacgcgcatttcgtttatataagactcatcaattacgctcaaatcaaaataatgttataaCTTTCATTGAATTTATCAGAAATAACAATTTCgcaataaatgaattattcaattttagtttttcGTGAATATATAACCTAACTGTATTTGGAAAACCTTTTAAGAATTTTTAGTCCTCACTGCTCTTAAACTTCGTACtgtatttgacctttttatcttttttttttattcgagtgtcAGTGATTAGTCTTTTgatgacgaaacgcgcgtccaGTGCAAATAAgtgaaattttaatcctggtatctatgattagtttattgtACATAATCGTACTTTTTAAAGGTAGGTAAAGCAAATCTAATTTGAGGTACTTAATGATGACATTTTCAATTCTGAATGCCTAAATACCAAACAAGCTACTGGTGTATGCCgtattcaattttaactttatacggggaaattgaaatatttgggTAAAACTAGttgaaaatgaatataacaaaaacacctaAGTCCAAGGAAAAGTAAAAAGGGAAATATCCATAAAAACTGAGGTTAGACTTAATCACCAAACGGAACGAATGGAAAACTACCGTCATATTCCCGACTTGTTAAAATTTGAGAAGACAAACCTATTTCAAAGGTAGCTAAACTTCCCACTTTATAgttcatttttattgaaaaatttggTGTGCAACACAAAAAGATATAGCAGGTTAATATGATGATAACTAAGATCCAgcattataaacaaaaactgtgtataaaaacaacaaagacaaacaacacCACTGAATATCAacttcaaacaaatatataaaaaaatgtaacaacgATGCATATAAAAAGGTAGTTGAAGTCGATTCTAAATTTGATTAAGATGTTGACAAACAAGTTTTTGAATTGTGTGAATTATTCAAAACAgacattatttaatttgaatttaatctTAGTTTTTCCTTTCAGGGATAAAATATGATAGCCATTCTGTTTCATTTATACAATGTTTTCACTAAACTATTCGAAAAATCAACGGAGCCTAGATCAAGCATGTGTAAACTTGTACTCCCGAAAACACAACATCTTATCTTGAATGATGAGAACATACGAAATcgacaaatatttataattggtgaTGTTCATGGATGCTATGAGGAACTCAAAGATCTCTTGATTCTAGCAAACTGCGAGGCAGACCGAATTCTACCAATATTCGTTGGTGATATTGTTAACAAAGGGCCACATAGTGTAAAGACATTAAGAAAAGTTCGTGAACTGAATGCGTATGCCGTAAGGGGCAATCATGAGGAAAAGGCTCTTATGCATTATTTCAACTGGCGTAAAAAGAATGGTGTCATTCCGGAAAAGTACAATTGGATAAAAGACTTGGATGACGATGAAATACATTTCTTACAAGAATTGCCATATACTATAGAAATTCCAGCAAAAGATGCTATAATTGTACACGGAGGAATAGTACCAGGGGTGTCTTTGGAAAACCAGAATTTAACAGATTTTATTACAATGACGAGTTTACAAAGGAACGGTGATAAATTAATCGCTTCACCCAGTATATCGTTAAATGAAGCATGGGCCTCACTATGGTCTGGACCGGGTCACGTGTACTTTGGACATGACGCTGCGCGTGGTCTACAGCAATATCCGTATGCCACGGGACTAGATACTGGATGTTTATATGGCGGTTTTCTAACTGGTATATTTGTTGACAGTAAaaagattttacaaattaaagcaAAGCGAGTATACCGAACACCTTAATTGTGTACATGTAAACATATCCAGGGATTTCCTATCACCTTCTGTTAGCCAGTCTCCTTTTCATAGTTTAACATTAATtgcattattttgttaaatcaacatcagatgcatttttttttgtttgtgtttcacTTTGATTTTCCTGCTGTTCGTTTACTTTCCTCTTctatttgatgtgtttctctgGCTTTTGATTTGTAACCCGAATTGGTTTATGACTTCCGAATACGGATAAAAATGCTGTTGCCCTTATGTAAAGTGAAAACAACATTACTGGAACTGAGTTATATGTAGGTATTTTGGTTTACTTCACTATAATTGTTCTTTCGATTTTACATTCAAATGTTTAGTCTATGAACCTGGCTCACTGTTCGAGAGTAGAGATAGTTTGTTCGAGATACttgttatcaaaataataagTATATCCCCATTACGAAATGCTAAGTCCAATGCATTCTTTAATCAGACTTAGaacatatatgttttataaaaaaataaagttgcgATTATGTGCATGTTCCTAGAGAGAATAAGTTGTCCGTTTGTGTCTATTTTAAACTGCTGTAACAAGTGTTGAGCGCATGCAAATCAGTATAATAATGAAATTCTTTGCAACGACTTTGTTGATACTGTTCAATCACGTGATCTACTCAGCAGTCTGTAAATGATTTACTGTTAGATGCAATGTGTGTAACGCAGCAAACAtttgaatataaagataaaGCATCAGTATTTGACTAACTGCTAACGAAAGACAGTTGAACTAGAATTTAGAATTCGTTACACCGTACATAGATCTATATTACGTGTGTGTCTCGAATTTGtgtcattttaagaaaacaagcTTAATTACAATGGTGTATGCAAGATGCGCGGTTCCTCTTCACGTAAATCCCCCGTTACGATTGCATATTCATTTTGATGATCAATATAGATACGAAATGTCAATGATATCACGATAATATTCCATAAgagacatttttataatataaaactatcATTTTCACAGTGGATTATTGTGCTTGGACTGAGaagctttttttaaatttcgatGCCCTTTTCCAACGtctgaaatcataaaaatgtttaaacttcTTCGAGACAAAGTCACCTAATTATTACAGTATTGTATTTTACAACACCTAAGGAAAAGATATTAAAGGTTTGAAAAATTAACAGTGTctttattttgttcttaaaactgaTCGTAGAAATTCCGGATTAAAGTCCTCATTCGTAGATATTTACCCATCACCGTAAAGAAAATAAGCTGGTTGCCGGCTGACACCTACACGTTGCTTATATCGTAGAGTTTAATACCAGCGGGTTCCAGTTTACCTTTgatgaaagtgaaagtagatGGGAAAATGAAAGTATCAAGTATCTTACTCACGCGTCTTTATGTTGGACGTTGCAGTTGGATACTGTAATAAGAACACACCATGTAAGTTTATCGATTCGACaagtttaaaatcttaaatcGTTCATGTGTGTGTAGTAACTAGGTAATTGTGTATCCAGTTACACAGACAAGACAACACATGAAAATGTTTACTGAATATAGtttccattttgaaaattcgTAAGTTAATATCTCAGGAAAAAAAGTACACAAATATCAGACAAATTTGAGTCATATCGAtcatgttttattcatatttatattttttttctttatttcttataaattcGAAACAACATGTTGATAAATGACTTTTTACAATACAGAACTTTCATTCAATAGACATGATAAATACAATTGCAACAAAATACAGTTTGaacataatatttgaatatatataatggtTTGCTGGTGTcagtaataaaacaatttaagaaaCGCCGGGTTGAACCATTCATATCTATTTTGCAACAACATAGTATGTCGAAATACTGTAACATGTACTTAACTACAGGGACGTTATAAATACTTCTTTGTGTAAAAGTACATATCTTACGACATACATTTGctttacatacatacatatttttttttaaatttgttacatctgtttttcttttttaagtctAACAATGTCATAAAGTATACATTGCacagtattttgttttatcatttcagGTTACCAGTATGATAGTCatattgttttacttatatTCAATTTTCACGAAAAGATTCGAAAAATCATCCGACGAAAGATCAAGtaaatataaactaaaactTCCCAAAATACCTCACCTGATTTTGTATGAAAAGGACATCAAAAACCGCCAAATATTTATTATTGGGGATGTCCATGGATGTTTACAGGAACTCGAAGATCTTTTAGTCCTTGCAAACTATGAGTCAGACAAAATTCTTCTAATATTCGTTGGTGATCTTGTTAACAAAGGACCACATAGTGTGGAAACAATAAGAAAAGTTCGCGAAATGAATGCGTATGCCGTAAGGGGCAATCATGAAGAAATTGCTCTCGTGCAATATATGACCTGGCGG from Mytilus trossulus isolate FHL-02 chromosome 8, PNRI_Mtr1.1.1.hap1, whole genome shotgun sequence includes the following:
- the LOC134681576 gene encoding bis(5'-nucleosyl)-tetraphosphatase PrpE [asymmetrical]-like: MIAILFHLYNVFTKLFEKSTEPRSSMCKLVLPKTQHLILNDENIRNRQIFIIGDVHGCYEELKDLLILANCEADRILPIFVGDIVNKGPHSVKTLRKVRELNAYAVRGNHEEKALMHYFNWRKKNGVIPEKYNWIKDLDDDEIHFLQELPYTIEIPAKDAIIVHGGIVPGVSLENQNLTDFITMTSLQRNGDKLIASPSISLNEAWASLWSGPGHVYFGHDAARGLQQYPYATGLDTGCLYGGFLTGIFVDSKKILQIKAKRVYRTP